A stretch of the Capsicum annuum cultivar UCD-10X-F1 chromosome 8, UCD10Xv1.1, whole genome shotgun sequence genome encodes the following:
- the LOC124886434 gene encoding transcription factor bHLH94-like, translating into MALETITQQQQQYLCALLGSTNWSVGSDSGSGSGSGSALDYYNNEGFDEFLTNNQNVSAPQEYDDYSNWNLPPPLLVDSQNEFHEWDQTFSVLDHNFTIPDQQEQLPALGTPVENCSSTTRPRRRRTRTKKNEEEIENQRITHIAVERNRRKQMNEYLSVLRTLMPQSYVQRGDQASIVSAAINYVKELEQQLQFLSGQKHLTGQNEEANGETSPFSEFFSIPQYSTTMTVATTSENGPCMNENYKNQQLPATADIEVTMVENHANLKIRSKRRPRLLPRIISGLESLRLSVLHLNVSKVDQFVLCSLSLKVEEDCQMSSVEEIAAVVNQILRRIHEEAN; encoded by the exons ATGGCGCTAGAAACAATAacgcaacaacaacaacaatatctttGCGCCTTGCTCGGAAGCACAAATTGGAGCGTTGGCTCTGATTCTGGTTCTGGTTCTGGTTCTGGCTCTGCTTTAGATTACTACAACAACGAGGGGTTTGATGAATTTCTTACGAATAATCAAAATGTATCAGCACCACAAGAGTACGATGACTACTCGAATTGGAATTTGCCACCTCCATTATTGGTGGATTCACAAAATGAATTTCATGAATGGGATCAGACTTTCTCTGTTTTGGACCATAATTTTACAATTCCGGATCAACAAGAACAACTGCCAGCATTGGGAACTCCAGTTGAAAATTGTAGTAGTACAACTAGACCAAGAAGACGAAGAACAAGAACAAAGAAGAATGAAGAGGAGATTGAGAATCAAAGAATTACACACATTGCTGTCGAACGAAATCGTCGAAAACAGATGAATGAGTACCTCTCTGTCCTCAGAACTCTCATGCCTCAATCATATGTCCAAAGG GGTGATCAAGCATCAATAGTTAGTGCTGCAATCAACTATGTGAAAGAGCTAGAGCAGCAGCTGCAATTTCTTAGTGGTCAGAAGCATTTGACAGGTCAAAATGAAGAAGCCAATGGTGAAACTTCTCCATTTTCTGAGTTCTTCAGCATTCCACAGTACTCCACAACCATGACTGTTGCTACTACTAGTGAAAATGGACCTTGCATGAATGAAAATTATAAGAACCAGCAGCTACCAGCAACAGCTGATATAGAGGTTACAATGGTGGAAAATCATGCAAATCTGAAAATAAGATCAAAAAGGAGGCCAAGATTGCTTCCTAGAATAATTTCAGGGCTTGAAAGCCTTAGGTTAAGTGTTCTTCACCTCAATGTTTCAAAAGTTGACCAGTTTGTCCTCTGTTCTCTCAGTTTGAAG GTAGAAGAAGATTGCCAGATGAGTTCAGTGGAAGAAATAGCAGCTGTTGTGAATCAGATTTTAAGAAGGATCCATGAAGAGGCTAATTAG